The Streptomyces seoulensis genome contains a region encoding:
- a CDS encoding amino acid permease, whose amino-acid sequence MTDDTQAGTESALSDEERLAQLGYTQVLARRMSAFSNYAVSFTIISVLSGCLTLYLFGMVTGGPAVITWGWVVVGLMTLLVGLSMAEICSAYPTSAGLYFWAHRLAPPRSAAAWAWFTGWFNVLGQVAVTAGIDFGAASFLGAWLNLQFGFGVTRGRTVLLFAAILLLHGLLNTFGVRIVALLNSVSVWWHVVGVAVIVGALTFLPDHHQPASFVFTKFVNQTGWGSGFYVVLLGLLMAQYTFTGYDASAHMTEETHDASTAGPKGIVRSIWTSWIAGFVLLLGFTFAIQSYDGALRSPTGAPPAQILLDALGATTGKLLLLVVIGAQLFCGMASVTANSRMIYAFSRDGALPFSRVWHTVSPRTRTPVAAVWLAALGALALGLPYLINSTAYAAVTSIAVIGLYIAYVIPTLLRVRKGAAFERGPWHLGRWSVPVGVVSVCWVVLITVLFMLPQVSPVTWETFNYAPVAVLVVLGSAATWWLASARHWFLAD is encoded by the coding sequence ATGACAGACGACACGCAAGCGGGCACCGAGTCGGCCCTGTCCGACGAGGAGCGGCTCGCCCAGCTCGGCTACACCCAGGTCCTGGCCCGCCGCATGTCGGCGTTCTCCAACTACGCCGTCTCCTTCACGATCATCTCGGTGCTGTCCGGCTGCCTCACCCTGTACCTCTTCGGCATGGTCACCGGCGGCCCCGCGGTGATCACCTGGGGCTGGGTGGTCGTCGGCCTGATGACGCTGCTGGTCGGCCTGTCGATGGCCGAGATCTGCTCCGCCTACCCGACCTCGGCGGGCCTGTACTTCTGGGCGCACCGGCTCGCGCCCCCGCGCTCGGCGGCGGCCTGGGCGTGGTTCACGGGGTGGTTCAACGTGCTCGGCCAGGTGGCGGTGACGGCGGGCATCGACTTCGGCGCGGCGTCCTTCCTCGGCGCCTGGCTGAACCTCCAGTTCGGCTTCGGGGTGACGCGCGGCCGTACGGTCCTGCTCTTCGCCGCGATCCTGCTGCTGCACGGCCTGCTGAACACCTTCGGCGTGCGCATCGTCGCGCTGCTGAACAGCGTGAGCGTGTGGTGGCACGTGGTCGGTGTCGCGGTCATCGTCGGCGCGCTCACCTTCCTGCCCGACCACCACCAGCCGGCGTCCTTCGTGTTCACGAAGTTCGTCAACCAAACGGGCTGGGGCAGCGGCTTCTACGTCGTGCTGCTCGGGCTGCTCATGGCGCAGTACACCTTCACCGGCTACGACGCCTCCGCCCACATGACCGAGGAGACCCACGACGCGTCGACCGCCGGCCCCAAGGGCATCGTCCGCTCCATCTGGACCTCCTGGATCGCGGGCTTCGTCCTGCTGCTGGGCTTCACCTTCGCCATCCAGTCCTACGACGGCGCGCTCCGGTCACCGACGGGCGCGCCCCCGGCCCAGATCCTCCTGGACGCGCTCGGCGCCACGACCGGCAAGCTGCTGCTCCTGGTGGTGATCGGCGCCCAGCTCTTCTGCGGGATGGCGTCCGTTACGGCCAACAGCCGCATGATCTACGCCTTCTCGCGCGACGGGGCGCTCCCCTTCTCCCGCGTCTGGCACACGGTCAGCCCGCGTACCCGGACCCCGGTCGCGGCGGTCTGGCTGGCCGCCCTCGGCGCGCTCGCCCTCGGCCTGCCGTACCTCATCAACTCCACGGCGTACGCGGCCGTCACGTCCATCGCGGTGATCGGCCTCTACATCGCCTACGTCATCCCGACCCTGCTGCGCGTCCGCAAGGGCGCCGCCTTCGAGCGGGGCCCGTGGCACCTCGGCCGCTGGTCGGTCCCGGTCGGCGTGGTCTCGGTCTGCTGGGTCGTCCTGATCACGGTCCTCTTCATGCTTCCCCAGGTCTCCCCGGTCACCTGGGAGACCTTCAACTACGCCCCGGTCGCCGTCCTCGTCGTCCTCGGCTCCGCCGCCACCTGGTGGCTCGCCTCCGCCCGCCACTGGTTCCTCGCCGACTGA